TTTTTCGAAACGGGGGGATCGCCGATGAAAAATGTGATCGAACTGGTTGCCATGGAGAAAACCTACTCCGGGCGCGAACTGGCAGAGATGCTCGGAGTCGGAGCCAGCACCTTGCGGAAATGGAGCATGCTGCTGGAACAGCAAGGCTACTGGTTTCAGCGCGACAACCAGAACCGAAGAGAGTACAGAGGAGCCGATGTCACGGCTTTGCGCAGATTTTACCATTTGACCAAGGAACAGATGACGCCGCTGGAGGATGCCGCCAGGATCATTGCCGGCCAAGCCTCGCCCGAAATGGCAAAAAGGGGGGCAGCCGCCGCAATCAGTCTCGCTCCTCCCCCTGTCTCGACCGCCCACCCAACTCCGCACCAGACCTCCCACCAGGCCTACCACCAGGCCTACCAACAACCCTACCAAGCAAACACCCATCCGTCTCCATACCCTGCATCTGACATCAGCCCGACGCTTGCCCAGCGGCCATCCCCCCATCCGGCGGCCGTGGAATCGGCAAATACCGCTGCTGCACTGGCCTTGCGCACCAGCAGTCACGTCGATGCGCTGGAGGAAAAGCTGCTCGCTCTCGCCCAGCACGTCCAGCAGCAAGATTCGGTGCAAACGTCCCTGATGGAACAGCTCGAGCAGCAGGGAGCCTATATTCGCAACAGTCTGAAGGAGCGCGACCGCCGTTTGAGCAGCGCCATGAACGAGATTTTCGAGATGAAGAAACAACTGGCCCGGCTCCAGGACAAGCAGCGCAAGACCTCGATCTGGCATCGCCTGTTCCGGATCGACTGAGCGAGCAGCACGAAAAAGGGCTGTCCCGAGCGGAATACTCCTCCTGCTCGGAACAGCCCTGATCTTATTGGCGACGGTTAAGCCATGACCA
This sequence is a window from Brevibacillus composti. Protein-coding genes within it:
- a CDS encoding MerR family transcriptional regulator, which gives rise to MKNVIELVAMEKTYSGRELAEMLGVGASTLRKWSMLLEQQGYWFQRDNQNRREYRGADVTALRRFYHLTKEQMTPLEDAARIIAGQASPEMAKRGAAAAISLAPPPVSTAHPTPHQTSHQAYHQAYQQPYQANTHPSPYPASDISPTLAQRPSPHPAAVESANTAAALALRTSSHVDALEEKLLALAQHVQQQDSVQTSLMEQLEQQGAYIRNSLKERDRRLSSAMNEIFEMKKQLARLQDKQRKTSIWHRLFRID